A portion of the Paenibacillus sp. PvR098 genome contains these proteins:
- a CDS encoding amidohydrolase family protein: protein MIIDIHGHTTAPAEVYAYQARLLASRGNPDSGPPKISDDLLETNLQGHVKLMNEVGTDLQLISPRPYHVMHSMKPSSIIHQWTGFVNDIIARQCKLYPNLFQGVAGLPQSMDEGIDRSIYELERCVKELGFVGCLINPDPAEGGHPTAPAMGDEYWYPLYEKMVELGVPGLVHSAACCNPRQSYTIHFINEENIAIISLLESRVFKDFPDLKIIISHGGGAIPYHTGRFQAWRFRKNIEEHFEDSLRKLYFETCTYNKHALELLFKIVGTDNVLFGTEKPGTGSGFDPKTGLYLDDLKPVIEGIEFLSAEDKHKVFEGNARKIFNLK from the coding sequence TTGATTATTGATATTCATGGTCACACCACTGCGCCGGCAGAAGTTTATGCATACCAGGCAAGATTACTGGCCAGTCGGGGTAATCCGGATAGTGGCCCTCCCAAAATAAGCGATGATTTATTAGAAACCAATTTACAGGGGCACGTGAAATTAATGAATGAAGTAGGTACGGATTTGCAGCTAATTTCGCCTCGTCCATATCATGTAATGCATTCAATGAAACCATCATCAATTATTCATCAATGGACAGGTTTTGTGAACGATATCATTGCACGTCAATGTAAGCTGTATCCAAATCTTTTTCAGGGTGTTGCCGGATTGCCTCAATCGATGGATGAAGGCATTGATCGTTCTATCTATGAGTTAGAGCGATGTGTTAAAGAGCTTGGTTTTGTAGGGTGTTTGATCAATCCCGATCCCGCAGAAGGTGGACATCCTACTGCACCAGCAATGGGGGACGAATACTGGTATCCGTTGTATGAGAAGATGGTTGAATTGGGCGTTCCTGGATTGGTACACTCCGCAGCGTGCTGCAACCCGAGACAATCTTATACTATACATTTTATTAATGAAGAAAATATAGCGATTATCTCTTTACTGGAATCGCGCGTATTCAAAGATTTTCCGGACTTAAAAATTATTATTTCTCATGGCGGGGGAGCCATTCCTTATCATACGGGCCGTTTTCAAGCATGGAGATTTCGCAAGAATATAGAAGAGCACTTCGAGGATAGCTTGCGCAAGCTTTACTTTGAAACATGTACTTATAATAAACACGCGCTGGAATTACTTTTCAAAATTGTAGGAACAGATAACGTATTATTCGGTACTGAAAAACCGGGTACAGGATCAGGCTTCGATCCAAAGACAGGTCTATATCTTGACGATCTGAAGCCGGTTATCGAAGGCATCGAATTCTTAAGTGCGGAAGACAAGCATAAGGTTTTTGAAGGTAACGCAAGAAAGATTTTCAATCTGAAATAA
- a CDS encoding phosphotransferase, whose amino-acid sequence MIKINKNAVQKALLSFNIRPDSVTLNDSPKKKVWEVVRGSEKYALKCVSTDKVAYNVTEVSRHLQQNGLSVLEVLPTVDGKWFSTQNDFHFILTRWVSGTIPRYDNPSMLENITTKLSRFHQSSRGFNGKSAKIEDLFQLYPSHYEKKKNQLEKSRSRIHSSKDPFTRLFILHYPWLQSRIKWVLDHFPHAAFKSLIAQSRKDPFLQHGDYSRINVLADSSGQLIVIDLDTVAYALPVWDISRLITWVNHDLQQWSGDRLQEMLKRYQQIRPMSQIEQDLLQVDQIFPHLATNLAVSYYKGSKSPTLLDEFERTLVIDREKIKDLGLGPLT is encoded by the coding sequence GTGATTAAGATTAATAAAAATGCAGTACAGAAAGCTCTTCTTTCCTTTAACATCAGGCCAGATTCCGTCACCCTAAATGACAGTCCCAAAAAAAAGGTATGGGAAGTCGTTAGGGGTTCCGAAAAGTATGCCTTAAAGTGTGTTTCAACAGATAAAGTGGCGTACAATGTTACTGAGGTGAGCCGTCATCTTCAGCAAAATGGCCTTTCAGTCCTTGAGGTACTGCCTACAGTCGATGGGAAATGGTTTAGCACGCAAAACGACTTCCATTTCATTCTAACAAGATGGGTTTCAGGAACCATCCCCCGGTACGATAACCCTTCCATGCTGGAGAACATCACCACTAAGCTTTCCCGTTTTCACCAGTCATCCAGAGGTTTTAACGGTAAGTCAGCCAAGATCGAAGACCTCTTCCAACTCTATCCATCTCATTATGAAAAGAAAAAGAACCAACTCGAAAAATCAAGAAGTCGGATCCATTCGTCTAAAGACCCCTTTACCCGTCTTTTCATTCTTCATTACCCTTGGCTCCAATCCAGGATCAAATGGGTACTTGATCACTTCCCGCATGCCGCCTTTAAGTCGTTGATCGCTCAGTCCCGGAAGGATCCGTTTCTACAGCATGGGGACTATTCGCGAATCAATGTCCTGGCAGATTCATCGGGTCAACTCATAGTCATCGATCTCGATACAGTGGCTTACGCATTACCCGTATGGGATATTTCCCGACTTATCACCTGGGTAAATCATGATCTGCAACAGTGGTCTGGAGATCGGCTTCAGGAAATGCTAAAAAGGTATCAGCAAATTCGACCTATGAGTCAAATTGAACAAGATCTGCTCCAAGTGGATCAGATCTTTCCGCATCTAGCAACTAACTTAGCTGTCTCCTACTACAAGGGCAGTAAAAGTCCAACGCTCCTGGATGAATTTGAACGAACCTTGGTCATAGATCGAGAAAAAATCAAGGACTTGGGGCTTGGCCCGTTAACTTAG